A genomic stretch from Mycobacterium cookii includes:
- the glgP gene encoding alpha-glucan family phosphorylase yields MKALRRFTVRAHLPERLAALEQLSTNLRWSWDTPTQRLFETIDPALWAQCRQDPVALLGAVSPARLDELALDGEFLNRLDELAAELDDYLNRPLWYQHQQSDGVAMPNGIAYFSMEFGVAEVLPNYSGGLGILAGDHLKSASDLGLPLIAVGLYYRSGYFRQSLTADGWQHETYPALDPQGLPLRLLTDGTGAPALVELALPESARLRARIWIAQVGRVPLLLLDSDIPENEHEVRGVTDRLYGGDQEHRMRQEILAGIGGVRAIRAYTAIEGLPAPEVFHMNEGHAGFLGAERIRELVDAGLDFDTALTVVRSSTVFTTHTPVPAGIDRFPVEMVQRYFANTAADPDYAPEAALLPGVPLARILALGAEDDPEKFNMAHMGLRLAQRANGVSLLHGEVSRAMFNDLWAGFDADEVPIGSITNGVHARTWAAPQWLELGRELLGSDSFSDPGVWLRVNDVDPGHLWWIRAQLRALLVDDVRARLHRSWLVRGAPEAELGWIATAFDPNVLTIGFARRVPTYKRLTLMLRDPDRLQRLLLDEDRPIQLIVAGKSHPADDGGKALIQQVVQFADRPEVRHRIAFLPDYDMSMARLLYWGCDVWLNNPLRPLEACGTSGMKSALNGGLNLSIRDGWWDEWFDGENGWAIPSASGVANEERRDDLEAAALYDLLEKSVAPKFYERDEHGTPRRWIEMVRHTLQTLGPKVLASRMVRDYTERYYLPAAQSLRSTVSVDGDGQVDFGPARELADYRRRAFEAWPHIDITDVDSTGLPDTPVLGSKLTLTATVQLAGLRPDEVTVQAVVGRVDTGDALLDPVTVDMPYTGTAAGGDHIFATTTPLPVAGSVGYTVRVLPHHPMLASEAELGLVTLA; encoded by the coding sequence GTGAAAGCCCTGCGTCGGTTCACGGTCCGTGCCCATCTTCCGGAACGCCTGGCGGCGCTGGAACAGCTCTCCACAAACTTGCGATGGTCCTGGGATACGCCGACGCAGCGACTCTTCGAGACGATCGACCCGGCGCTGTGGGCACAGTGTCGCCAGGATCCCGTTGCTTTGCTCGGCGCGGTGAGCCCGGCCCGGCTCGACGAGCTGGCCCTCGACGGCGAATTCCTGAACCGGCTGGACGAATTGGCGGCCGAGCTCGACGACTATCTGAACCGCCCGCTGTGGTACCAGCACCAGCAGAGCGACGGCGTCGCGATGCCCAACGGGATCGCGTACTTCTCGATGGAGTTCGGCGTGGCCGAGGTGTTGCCGAACTACTCGGGCGGCCTGGGAATCCTGGCCGGCGATCATCTGAAATCCGCATCGGATCTCGGACTGCCGCTGATCGCGGTGGGGCTGTATTACCGGTCCGGCTACTTCCGGCAGTCGCTGACGGCCGACGGCTGGCAACACGAGACCTATCCGGCGCTGGATCCGCAGGGACTGCCGCTGCGGCTGCTCACCGACGGCACGGGCGCGCCCGCCCTGGTCGAATTGGCGCTGCCGGAGTCCGCCCGGCTGCGGGCGAGGATCTGGATCGCCCAGGTCGGTCGGGTGCCGCTGTTGCTGCTGGACTCCGATATCCCCGAGAACGAGCACGAGGTACGCGGGGTCACCGACCGGCTGTACGGCGGCGACCAGGAGCACCGGATGCGGCAGGAGATCCTGGCGGGCATCGGCGGTGTCCGGGCGATTCGCGCCTACACCGCGATAGAGGGGCTGCCCGCGCCCGAGGTGTTCCACATGAACGAGGGCCACGCCGGTTTCCTCGGCGCCGAGCGGATCCGTGAACTCGTCGACGCCGGCCTGGATTTCGACACAGCGCTGACCGTCGTGCGGTCCAGCACGGTCTTCACCACCCACACCCCGGTGCCCGCCGGCATCGACCGCTTTCCAGTCGAGATGGTGCAGCGGTATTTCGCCAACACCGCAGCGGACCCCGACTACGCGCCCGAAGCGGCGTTGCTTCCCGGCGTACCGCTGGCCAGGATCCTGGCGCTGGGCGCCGAGGACGATCCGGAGAAGTTCAACATGGCCCACATGGGGCTGCGGCTCGCGCAGCGGGCCAACGGGGTCTCGCTGCTGCACGGCGAGGTGAGCCGGGCCATGTTCAACGATCTGTGGGCCGGTTTCGACGCCGACGAGGTGCCGATCGGGTCCATCACCAACGGCGTGCACGCCCGCACCTGGGCGGCACCGCAATGGCTGGAGCTCGGCCGCGAGCTGCTCGGCTCGGACTCGTTCAGCGATCCCGGCGTCTGGCTACGCGTCAACGATGTCGACCCGGGTCACCTGTGGTGGATCCGCGCACAACTGCGCGCGCTGCTGGTCGACGACGTCCGCGCCCGGCTGCACCGTTCCTGGCTGGTCCGCGGCGCCCCCGAGGCTGAACTGGGCTGGATCGCGACGGCCTTCGACCCGAACGTGCTGACCATCGGCTTCGCCCGACGCGTGCCGACCTACAAGCGGCTGACGCTGATGCTGCGCGACCCGGATCGGTTGCAGCGTCTGCTGCTCGACGAGGACAGGCCGATCCAGCTGATCGTGGCGGGCAAGTCACACCCCGCCGACGATGGCGGCAAGGCGCTGATCCAGCAGGTGGTGCAGTTCGCCGACCGGCCGGAGGTGCGGCACCGCATCGCGTTCCTGCCCGACTACGACATGTCGATGGCCCGGCTGCTCTATTGGGGCTGCGACGTGTGGCTGAACAACCCGCTGCGCCCGCTGGAGGCGTGTGGCACGTCGGGCATGAAGAGTGCGCTCAACGGCGGGCTGAACCTGTCCATCCGGGACGGGTGGTGGGACGAGTGGTTCGACGGCGAGAACGGCTGGGCGATCCCGTCGGCCTCCGGGGTGGCCAACGAGGAGCGCCGCGACGATCTGGAGGCGGCCGCGCTGTACGACCTGCTGGAGAAGTCGGTGGCGCCGAAGTTCTACGAGCGTGACGAGCACGGCACGCCGCGCCGGTGGATCGAGATGGTGCGCCACACCCTGCAGACCCTCGGCCCGAAAGTGTTGGCCTCGCGGATGGTTCGCGATTACACCGAGCGCTACTACCTGCCGGCGGCGCAGTCGCTGCGCAGCACGGTGTCGGTCGACGGCGACGGCCAGGTGGACTTCGGCCCGGCGCGCGAATTGGCCGACTACCGCCGTCGCGCTTTCGAGGCGTGGCCGCACATCGACATCACCGACGTCGACAGCACCGGGCTGCCGGACACTCCGGTGCTCGGGTCGAAGCTGACGCTGACCGCGACCGTCCAGCTGGCCGGTCTGCGGCCTGACGAGGTGACGGTCCAGGCCGTCGTCGGCAGGGTGGACACCGGCGATGCGCTGCTGGATCCGGTGACGGTCGACATGCCGTACACCGGCACCGCCGCCGGTGGCGACCACATTTTCGCCACGACGACCCCGCTGCCGGTCGCGGGGTCAGTCGGTTACACCGTGCGGGTATTGCCGCATCATCCGATGCTGGCATCGGAGGCTGAGCTAGGACTAGTCACGCTGGCGTAG
- a CDS encoding alpha-1,4-glucan--maltose-1-phosphate maltosyltransferase, which produces MPGRVEIDDVAPVVSCGAYPAKAVVGEVIPVRASVWREGHDAVAATLVVRYLGPRYPLAGETRRLKAVQAPVKAPTAAAPDADPVVKVKPLHVAMTPGLEPFVFHGAFTPDSVGLWTFRVDGWGDAIHTWRHAVEAKLDAGQGENELSNDLLVGARLLERAAAGVPRARRDPLLAAATALRTPGDPLTRAAPALSPEVDELLTHYPLRELVTRGEQYGVWVDRPLARFGSWYEMFPRSTGGRDADGNPVHGTFATAAAALPRIAQMGFDVVYLPPIHPIGKVHRKGRNNTATAVPGDVGSPWAIGSDEGGHDAVHPLLGTIKDFDKFVAATNELGMEVALDLALQCAPDHPWASQHREWFTELPDGTIAYAENPPKKYQDIYPINFDNDPAGLYDEVLRVVRYWMDHGVKVFRVDNPHTKPPNFWAWLISQVKAVDPDVLFLSEAFTPPARQYGLAKLGFTQSYTYFTWRTAKWELTEFAQQIPAIADFRRPNLFVNTPDILHASLQHGGPGMFAIRAVLAATMSPTWGLYSGFELFEGRAVVEGSEEYLDSEKYELRPRDFAGALAAGRSLEPFIARLNSIRRLHPALEQLRNITFHTVDNDALLAYSKFDPATGDCVLVVVTLNAFGPEDATLWLDMAALGMEHHERFWVRDEITGEEYQWGAANYVRLDPGRAVAHIINMPLIPSEARIPLLSRR; this is translated from the coding sequence GTGCCCGGTCGTGTCGAGATCGATGACGTCGCCCCCGTCGTATCGTGCGGTGCCTACCCGGCGAAAGCCGTGGTCGGCGAGGTGATACCGGTTCGCGCGTCGGTCTGGCGGGAAGGCCACGACGCCGTCGCGGCAACTCTCGTGGTGCGTTACCTGGGGCCGCGCTACCCGCTGGCCGGTGAGACGCGGCGGCTCAAAGCGGTGCAGGCACCGGTCAAGGCGCCGACGGCGGCCGCACCCGACGCCGACCCGGTCGTGAAGGTCAAACCGCTGCACGTCGCGATGACCCCGGGCCTCGAGCCGTTCGTCTTTCACGGCGCGTTCACGCCGGACAGCGTCGGGTTGTGGACGTTTCGGGTCGACGGGTGGGGCGATGCCATTCACACCTGGCGGCATGCCGTCGAGGCCAAGCTGGACGCCGGACAGGGCGAGAACGAGTTGTCCAACGACCTGCTGGTCGGCGCGCGATTGCTGGAGCGCGCTGCGGCCGGAGTGCCGCGCGCCCGGCGCGACCCGTTGCTGGCGGCCGCGACCGCGCTGCGCACCCCCGGCGACCCGCTGACTCGCGCCGCACCGGCGCTAAGCCCCGAGGTCGACGAACTGCTGACCCACTACCCGCTGCGGGAGCTGGTCACCCGCGGCGAGCAGTACGGGGTGTGGGTGGACCGACCGCTGGCCCGCTTCGGGTCGTGGTACGAGATGTTCCCGCGCTCGACCGGCGGCCGGGACGCCGACGGCAATCCGGTGCACGGCACGTTCGCCACCGCGGCGGCGGCGTTGCCCCGCATCGCGCAGATGGGCTTCGACGTGGTGTACCTGCCGCCGATCCACCCGATCGGCAAGGTGCACCGCAAGGGCCGCAACAACACCGCGACAGCAGTGCCCGGCGACGTCGGATCGCCGTGGGCTATCGGCAGCGACGAGGGCGGTCACGACGCGGTGCACCCGCTACTCGGCACGATCAAAGACTTCGACAAATTCGTGGCCGCGACCAACGAACTGGGCATGGAAGTCGCGCTGGACCTCGCGCTGCAATGCGCGCCCGATCACCCGTGGGCGTCTCAGCACCGCGAGTGGTTCACCGAATTACCGGACGGCACAATCGCTTACGCGGAGAACCCGCCGAAGAAGTACCAGGACATCTACCCGATCAACTTCGACAACGACCCCGCCGGGCTGTACGACGAGGTGCTGCGCGTGGTGCGGTACTGGATGGACCACGGCGTCAAGGTGTTCCGTGTCGACAACCCGCACACCAAGCCGCCGAACTTCTGGGCCTGGCTGATTTCTCAGGTCAAAGCGGTCGATCCGGATGTGCTGTTCCTGTCCGAGGCGTTCACTCCGCCGGCTCGCCAATACGGTTTGGCCAAGCTGGGATTCACGCAGTCCTACACCTACTTCACCTGGCGCACGGCCAAGTGGGAGCTGACCGAATTCGCTCAGCAGATCCCGGCGATCGCCGACTTCCGGCGGCCCAACCTGTTCGTCAACACCCCCGACATCCTGCATGCGTCGTTACAGCACGGCGGCCCCGGCATGTTCGCGATTCGTGCCGTGCTGGCCGCAACCATGAGCCCGACCTGGGGGCTGTACTCCGGCTTCGAACTGTTCGAGGGCCGCGCCGTCGTCGAGGGCAGCGAGGAGTACCTCGATTCCGAGAAGTACGAACTGCGCCCGCGCGACTTCGCCGGTGCACTGGCAGCGGGGCGATCGTTGGAGCCATTCATCGCACGGCTGAACAGTATTCGTCGACTGCACCCCGCACTCGAGCAGTTGCGCAACATCACCTTCCACACCGTCGACAACGACGCGCTGCTGGCCTACAGCAAGTTCGATCCGGCCACCGGCGACTGCGTGCTGGTCGTTGTGACGCTCAACGCATTCGGGCCCGAGGATGCGACCTTGTGGTTGGACATGGCCGCGTTGGGTATGGAGCACCACGAGCGGTTCTGGGTGCGAGACGAAATCACCGGCGAGGAATATCAGTGGGGAGCAGCCAACTACGTGCGTCTCGATCCCGGCCGGGCCGTCGCCCACATCATCAACATGCCGCTCATACCGTCCGAAGCACGAATCCCGCTGCTGAGCCGGAGGTGA
- the glgB gene encoding 1,4-alpha-glucan branching protein GlgB, with amino-acid sequence MKSSNQLAKAHLAPEPGDLARLLAGEHHNPHGILGAHEYGDHTVIRAFRPHATDVVALIGDDRFPLQHIDSGLFAVALPFVDLIDYRLEVRYDGGEPRAFADAYRFLPTLGEVDLHLFNEGRHERLWEVLGAHPRSFTTADGAVDGVSFAVWAPNAKGVSLIGEFNGWTGNDAPLRMLGSSGVWELFWPGFAHDGLYKFRVHGADGSVTDRADPMAFGTEVPPHTASRVTVSDYHWGDDNWMAERPKRNPVFEPMSTYEVHLGSWRPGLSYRDLARELTEYVVSQGFTHVEMLPVAEHPFGGSWGYQVTSYYAPSSRFGAPDEFRALVDALHQAGIGVIVDWVPAHFPKDAWALGRFDGTPLYEHSDPRRGEQLDWGTYVFDFGRSEVRNFLVANALYWLEEYHVDGLRVDAVASMLYLDYSRPEGGWTPNIYGGRENLEAVQFLQEMNATAHKAAPGIVTIAEESTSWPGVTRPTSVGGLGFSMKWNMGWMHDTLDYIGRDPIYRSYHHHAITFSMLYAFSENFVLPISHDEVVHGKGTLWGRMPGEDHAKAAGLRSLLAYQWAHPGKQLLFMGQEFGQRAEWSEERGLDWFQLDENSFSTGITRLVGDLNSIYRSHPALWSQDIKPEGYSWIDANDSANNVLSFLRYGSDGSVLACVFNFAGAEHSGYRLGLPCAGRWREVLNTDATVYNGSGIGNLGGVDATDDPWHGRPASAVLALPPMSALWLAPE; translated from the coding sequence ATGAAGTCCAGCAACCAACTCGCCAAAGCACATTTGGCGCCCGAACCCGGCGACCTGGCTCGCCTGCTGGCCGGTGAGCACCACAATCCGCACGGCATCCTGGGTGCCCACGAATACGGCGACCACACGGTCATCCGGGCGTTCCGGCCGCACGCCACCGACGTCGTCGCACTCATCGGCGACGACCGATTCCCGCTGCAGCACATCGACTCCGGTTTGTTCGCCGTGGCGCTGCCATTCGTCGATCTCATCGACTACCGCCTCGAGGTCCGCTACGACGGCGGCGAGCCGCGTGCGTTCGCCGACGCCTACCGCTTCCTGCCGACGCTGGGCGAGGTCGACCTGCACCTGTTCAATGAGGGTCGTCACGAGCGACTTTGGGAGGTGCTCGGCGCACATCCACGTTCGTTCACCACCGCCGACGGCGCGGTGGACGGTGTGTCGTTCGCGGTATGGGCGCCGAATGCCAAGGGTGTCAGCCTGATCGGCGAATTCAACGGCTGGACCGGCAACGACGCCCCGCTGCGGATGCTCGGCTCATCAGGGGTGTGGGAGTTGTTCTGGCCCGGGTTTGCGCACGACGGCTTATACAAATTCCGGGTGCACGGCGCTGACGGTTCGGTCACCGACCGGGCCGATCCGATGGCGTTCGGCACCGAAGTGCCCCCCCACACCGCGTCCCGGGTGACCGTCAGCGACTACCACTGGGGCGACGACAACTGGATGGCGGAGCGCCCCAAGCGCAATCCGGTGTTCGAGCCGATGAGCACCTACGAAGTCCACCTCGGCTCGTGGCGGCCGGGCCTGTCCTACCGTGACCTCGCCCGCGAGCTCACGGAATACGTTGTCTCACAGGGATTCACTCATGTCGAGATGCTGCCGGTCGCCGAGCACCCGTTCGGTGGATCCTGGGGATATCAGGTCACGTCGTATTACGCGCCGTCATCGCGGTTCGGCGCGCCCGACGAGTTCCGGGCGCTGGTCGACGCGCTGCACCAAGCCGGTATCGGCGTCATCGTGGACTGGGTTCCCGCCCACTTCCCCAAGGACGCCTGGGCGCTCGGCCGTTTCGACGGCACACCGCTCTACGAGCATTCCGACCCGCGGCGTGGTGAGCAACTCGACTGGGGCACTTACGTCTTCGACTTCGGCCGCTCCGAAGTCCGCAACTTCCTGGTGGCCAATGCGCTGTACTGGCTCGAGGAATATCACGTGGACGGCCTGCGGGTCGACGCCGTCGCCTCGATGCTCTACCTCGACTATTCCCGTCCCGAAGGCGGGTGGACGCCGAACATCTACGGCGGCCGGGAGAACCTGGAGGCGGTGCAATTCCTGCAGGAGATGAACGCGACGGCCCACAAGGCCGCACCCGGGATCGTGACGATCGCCGAGGAGTCGACGTCGTGGCCCGGGGTTACCAGGCCGACCAGCGTTGGCGGCCTTGGCTTTTCGATGAAGTGGAATATGGGTTGGATGCACGACACCCTCGACTACATCGGCCGCGATCCGATCTACCGCAGCTACCATCACCACGCGATCACCTTCTCGATGCTCTACGCCTTCAGCGAGAACTTCGTGCTGCCGATCAGCCACGACGAGGTCGTGCACGGCAAGGGCACGCTGTGGGGGCGGATGCCGGGCGAAGATCACGCGAAGGCGGCCGGGCTGCGCAGTCTGCTGGCCTACCAGTGGGCACACCCGGGTAAGCAGTTGCTGTTCATGGGTCAGGAATTCGGCCAGCGCGCCGAATGGTCCGAAGAACGCGGCCTGGACTGGTTCCAACTCGACGAGAACAGCTTCTCCACCGGCATCACCCGCCTGGTGGGCGACCTCAACTCGATCTACCGCAGCCATCCGGCGTTGTGGAGCCAGGACATCAAGCCGGAGGGCTACTCCTGGATCGATGCCAACGACTCCGCGAACAACGTGTTGAGTTTCCTGCGCTACGGCAGCGACGGCTCGGTGCTGGCATGCGTGTTCAACTTCGCCGGCGCCGAACACAGCGGATACCGCCTCGGCCTGCCCTGTGCCGGGCGGTGGCGTGAAGTGCTCAACACCGACGCCACCGTCTACAACGGCAGCGGGATCGGGAACCTCGGCGGCGTCGACGCGACCGACGACCCGTGGCATGGCCGTCCGGCGTCGGCGGTGCTGGCCTTGCCGCCCATGTCGGCACTGTGGCTGGCACCCGAGTAA
- a CDS encoding tetratricopeptide repeat protein, with product MSRPRPPIGPALAGAVDLSALKQPPPASRDVAGDGSAASAGVEVNETNFEEEVLLRSNQVPVVVLLWSPRSDVCLQLADTLSGLAAADNGKWSLASVNVDVAPRVAQIFGVEVVPTVVALAAGQPLSSFQGMQPAEQLRRWVDSLLSATAGKLSGASDSGEPEEVDPELARARQQLEDNDLGAALDSYQAILDTNPNHEEAKGAVRQIAFLMRATAHGPEAVAAADAAPDDVDAAFAAADVQLLSQDVSGAFDRLVALVKRTSGDDRTSVRTRLIELFELFDPADPDVIAGRRNLANALY from the coding sequence GTGAGCCGTCCTCGACCTCCGATCGGGCCCGCGCTGGCAGGTGCAGTCGACCTGTCCGCCCTCAAGCAACCTCCCCCAGCCAGCAGGGACGTCGCCGGCGATGGATCGGCGGCATCCGCCGGCGTGGAGGTCAACGAGACCAATTTCGAAGAAGAAGTACTGCTGCGCTCCAACCAGGTGCCGGTGGTGGTTCTGCTGTGGTCGCCGCGCAGCGACGTGTGTCTGCAGCTGGCCGACACCCTGTCCGGGTTGGCGGCTGCCGACAACGGCAAGTGGTCGTTGGCCAGCGTGAACGTCGATGTCGCCCCGCGAGTGGCGCAGATCTTCGGCGTCGAGGTGGTACCCACCGTTGTGGCATTGGCTGCCGGACAACCGCTTTCGAGCTTTCAGGGCATGCAGCCCGCCGAGCAGTTGCGGCGCTGGGTGGACTCACTGCTGTCAGCCACTGCTGGAAAGCTCAGTGGTGCAAGCGATTCCGGCGAGCCGGAGGAAGTCGACCCCGAGCTTGCCCGGGCGCGTCAGCAACTCGAGGACAACGACCTGGGTGCGGCGCTCGACTCGTATCAGGCCATCCTGGACACCAACCCGAACCACGAAGAAGCCAAGGGCGCGGTGCGCCAAATCGCGTTCCTGATGCGCGCGACGGCGCACGGGCCCGAGGCGGTCGCGGCCGCCGATGCCGCGCCGGACGACGTCGATGCTGCATTCGCCGCCGCCGACGTGCAGTTGCTCAGCCAGGACGTCAGTGGTGCGTTCGACCGCTTGGTCGCGTTGGTGAAGCGGACATCCGGTGACGATCGGACATCGGTACGTACGCGGCTGATCGAGCTGTTCGAACTCTTCGATCCCGCCGACCCGGACGTCATTGCCGGGCGGCGCAACCTGGCGAACGCGCTCTACTAG
- a CDS encoding acetyl-CoA C-acetyltransferase — translation MTTSVIVAGARTPIGKLMGSLKDFSASDLGAVAIKGALEKANVPASLVEYVIMGQVLTAGAGQMPARQSAVAAGIGWDVPSLTINKMCLSGIDAIALADQLIRAGEFDVVVAGGQESMTKAPHLLIDSRAGYKYGDVTVRDHMAYDGLHDVFTDQPMGALTEQRNDVDKFTRQQQDEFAARSHQKAAAAWKDGVFADEVVPVSIPQRKGDPLQFSEDEGIRANTTAESLAGLKPAFRKDGTITAGSASQISDGAAAVVVMNKDKAKELGLTWLVEIGAHGVVAGPDSTLQSQPANAIKKALSREGISVDQLDVVEINEAFSAVALASTQELGIDPEIVNVNGGAIAIGHPIGMSGARITLHVALELARRGSGYGVAALCGAGGQGDALILRAG, via the coding sequence ATGACGACATCGGTGATCGTTGCTGGGGCACGGACGCCCATCGGCAAGCTGATGGGCTCGCTCAAGGATTTCAGTGCCAGCGATCTCGGTGCCGTCGCGATCAAAGGCGCGCTGGAGAAAGCCAACGTGCCTGCCTCGCTGGTCGAGTACGTGATCATGGGCCAGGTGCTGACCGCGGGGGCCGGCCAGATGCCCGCGCGGCAATCCGCCGTCGCGGCAGGCATCGGCTGGGACGTGCCATCGCTGACCATCAACAAGATGTGTCTGTCCGGCATCGACGCCATCGCCCTGGCTGACCAGCTGATACGGGCCGGCGAGTTCGACGTGGTGGTGGCCGGCGGCCAGGAGTCGATGACCAAAGCCCCGCACCTGTTGATCGACAGCCGGGCCGGTTACAAATACGGCGACGTCACGGTGCGCGACCACATGGCTTACGACGGCCTGCACGACGTGTTCACCGACCAGCCGATGGGCGCGCTGACCGAGCAGCGCAACGACGTCGACAAATTCACCCGCCAGCAGCAGGACGAGTTCGCGGCGCGCTCGCACCAGAAGGCCGCCGCGGCGTGGAAAGACGGCGTCTTCGCCGACGAGGTGGTGCCGGTCAGCATCCCGCAGCGCAAGGGTGATCCGTTGCAGTTCAGCGAGGACGAGGGCATCCGGGCGAACACCACCGCCGAGTCACTGGCCGGCCTCAAGCCGGCGTTCCGCAAGGACGGCACCATCACCGCAGGCTCGGCGTCGCAGATCTCCGACGGTGCGGCAGCGGTGGTCGTGATGAACAAGGACAAAGCGAAAGAGCTGGGCCTGACCTGGCTGGTCGAGATCGGCGCGCACGGCGTGGTCGCCGGCCCGGATTCGACGCTGCAGTCGCAGCCCGCCAACGCGATCAAGAAGGCGCTCAGCCGGGAAGGCATCTCCGTCGACCAACTCGACGTGGTGGAGATCAACGAGGCGTTTTCCGCGGTCGCGTTGGCGTCGACGCAGGAACTCGGCATCGATCCCGAGATCGTCAACGTCAACGGCGGCGCGATCGCGATCGGGCACCCGATCGGCATGTCCGGCGCGCGGATCACCCTGCACGTCGCGCTTGAACTGGCCCGCCGGGGCTCCGGCTACGGCGTTGCTGCATTGTGCGGAGCAGGTGGTCAGGGCGACGCGCTGATCTTGCGCGCTGGCTAG
- the mce gene encoding methylmalonyl-CoA epimerase — MMTTDQVDTRRVLGTALVTAVDHVGIAVPDLDAAIAWYHDHLGMIVLHEEVNDDQGIREAMLSVRGAAVGSAQVQLMAPIDDSSAIAKFLDKRGPGIQQLAYRVSDLDTLSERLREQGVRLLYEAPRRGTANSRINFIHPKDAGGVLIELVEPADDSEN; from the coding sequence GTGATGACCACCGATCAAGTTGACACCCGTCGAGTACTCGGCACTGCTCTGGTCACGGCAGTCGACCATGTCGGCATCGCGGTGCCCGACCTCGATGCGGCAATCGCGTGGTACCACGACCACCTCGGCATGATTGTTCTGCACGAGGAAGTCAACGATGATCAGGGAATTCGCGAGGCGATGCTGTCGGTGCGAGGGGCCGCGGTGGGCAGCGCGCAGGTCCAGTTGATGGCCCCGATCGACGACTCGTCGGCCATCGCGAAATTCCTCGACAAGCGCGGTCCAGGGATCCAGCAGCTGGCCTACCGGGTCAGCGACCTCGACACCCTCAGCGAGCGCCTTCGCGAGCAGGGCGTCCGGCTGCTCTATGAGGCACCGCGGCGCGGCACAGCGAACTCGCGGATCAACTTCATTCATCCCAAAGACGCCGGCGGCGTGCTGATCGAATTGGTCGAACCCGCCGACGATTCAGAGAACTAG
- the nucS gene encoding endonuclease NucS, translating into MRLVIARCTVDYVGRLTAHLPSARRLLLFKADGSVSVHADDRAYKPLNWMSPPCWFTEEREGSEGEAPVWVVQNKAGEQLRITVEDIEHDSSHELGIDPGLVKDGVEAHLQVLLAEHVELLGAGYTLVRREYMTPIGPVDLLCRDEQGRSVAVEIKRRGEIDGVEQLTRYLDLLNRDSLLAPVSGVFAAQQIKPQAKTLATDRGIRCLTLDYDKMRGMDSDEFRLF; encoded by the coding sequence GTGCGCCTCGTCATCGCCCGCTGCACCGTGGATTACGTCGGACGCCTCACCGCCCACCTGCCTTCGGCACGCCGATTGTTGCTGTTCAAGGCGGACGGCTCGGTGAGCGTGCACGCCGACGATCGTGCCTACAAGCCGCTGAACTGGATGAGCCCGCCGTGCTGGTTCACCGAAGAGCGCGAGGGCAGCGAAGGTGAAGCACCGGTGTGGGTGGTGCAGAACAAGGCGGGGGAGCAGCTGCGGATCACCGTCGAGGACATCGAGCACGACTCGAGTCACGAACTGGGGATCGATCCGGGGCTGGTCAAAGACGGCGTCGAGGCCCATCTGCAGGTATTGCTCGCCGAACACGTGGAGTTGCTGGGCGCCGGCTACACGCTGGTGCGCCGCGAATACATGACGCCGATCGGGCCGGTCGATCTGTTGTGCCGCGACGAACAGGGCCGTTCGGTCGCCGTGGAGATCAAGCGGCGCGGCGAAATCGACGGGGTCGAACAGCTCACCCGATACCTGGACCTGCTGAACCGGGACAGCCTGCTGGCGCCGGTCAGTGGCGTGTTCGCGGCGCAGCAGATTAAACCGCAGGCGAAAACTTTAGCGACGGACCGTGGAATTCGTTGTCTGACATTGGATTACGATAAGATGCGCGGGATGGATTCCGACGAGTTCCGGTTGTTCTGA